CGAGCAGGTCTTCGCCGACCTGGCCGACATCCGCGCGCACGTCGACGGCGCACTGTGGGTCGGACCCACCCGCGCGAACCCCCTGTGGCGGCAGTTCACCGCCGCCCGTGACGCGGGCTCCCCCCAGTGGCGCCCGGTGTACCAGGACGGCCGGACCGTCCGGTTCGCCACCAACGGTGAGGACCTGAACCAGTCGGGCCGGTGGAGCACACCCCGCGTCGTCTACCTGCAGCACCCATCGGACCCCGTCACCTGGTGGACACCCGACCTAGCCTTCACCCGCCCCGCGTGGCTGCGTGACCCGCGGCCGCGCGGCATCTCTCCCCGGACGCCCTACCTACCGATCATCACATTCGTCCAGACGACCATCGACACCATCCTGGGCGGCAACGCTCCGACCGGCCACGGCCACATCTACGGCCCCGAGCACGTCGACGCCTGGGCACACATCGCAGCGCCCACCGACTGGACGCGTGCAGACACCACACGCTTGCGCGCACGGCTCGAGTCGCTCGCCGACTGAACGCATCCCCCACCGACAATCACCTGGGAGGCATCATGCAACCCGAGCCCAGACCGCAGCTGGATGTCGATCACCGCTCCGTGGTCCGCTACCTGATCAGCGTCTTACCCTCGGCATCCCGCTGCCGACAGCGCGCTGCACTGGCGCTGGCAGGCCTCGTCCAGCGTCATCTGACGCGGCGCGACGGGGCCCCTACCGCACTACGACGTCGCGCAGTACTACACTCGCTGCTCCGTCAGAACGCTGACGGCGGGCGCAGCCCGTCGGCTACCGGGTAGGAAGTGGGAGGCGTACGTGCGGCACAGGTCCACGTGCGGGGCGCTCGTCGTAGCGGTGGCCACGATCGCAGGCGCGTGCGCGACCGGTGCGGCGGACACTGAGCCGGTGGTGGCGGACGGCGAGGAGCAGCTCGTGGCCGAGGGCGAGCAGCTATACGAGGCGACCTGCGCACAGTGCCACGGCGCGGACCTGGGGGGCACGGACAACGGACCGCCGTTCCTCGATGACGTGTACACCCCGGACCACCATCCAGACGGCGCGTTCTACGCGGCGGCGCAGTTCGGCGTGCAGGCGCACCACTGGGCCTTCGGGGCCATGCCACCGCAGGATGTGGACGAGGAGGAGGTGGCGGCCATCGTCGCCTACGTCAGGTCGGTGCAGCGCGCCGAAGGCATCGCGCCATAGGCATGGCGCCCGACCTGCGCACGTGCACGGACGCCGCTCAGCCAGCGAGGCCGACCAGGGCAGACGTCAATCCCTGCGTCGATGCGCTCCACGCCCTGCTACCCTACCCCCCATGGGTACAGAGTCCGACGGCGGTCGTGGGGATGCGGGCGACCCGACGGTCAGCGAAGCCCCGACCTACCGGTACGGGCACCGCAAGGACGACTACCGCGCTCGGTTGCGCCGCATCGAAGGACAGGTCCGCGGCATCGCGCGGATGGTCGAGTCCGACAGCTACTGCATCGATGTGCTCACCCAGATCACCGCGGTCAAGCGGGCGCTCGAGAAGGTCGCCGTCGGCCTGCTCGACGACCATCTGCGCGGGTGCGTCACCGACGCCGCCCGCGACGAGGATCCCCGCCGAGCCGACGAGATCATCGCTGAGGCGACCTCGGCCGTCGAACGTCTCCTCCGATCCTGACGACGCACCACCCACGGAAGGCAGCCCATGACCACCGAAACGATCCTCGTGCCCGAGATCCACTGCGGTCACTGCCAGCGCTCG
Above is a window of Euzebyales bacterium DNA encoding:
- a CDS encoding metal-sensitive transcriptional regulator, coding for MGTESDGGRGDAGDPTVSEAPTYRYGHRKDDYRARLRRIEGQVRGIARMVESDSYCIDVLTQITAVKRALEKVAVGLLDDHLRGCVTDAARDEDPRRADEIIAEATSAVERLLRS
- a CDS encoding cytochrome c — protein: MATIAGACATGAADTEPVVADGEEQLVAEGEQLYEATCAQCHGADLGGTDNGPPFLDDVYTPDHHPDGAFYAAAQFGVQAHHWAFGAMPPQDVDEEEVAAIVAYVRSVQRAEGIAP